In Oreochromis niloticus isolate F11D_XX linkage group LG5, O_niloticus_UMD_NMBU, whole genome shotgun sequence, a single window of DNA contains:
- the bhlhe40 gene encoding class E basic helix-loop-helix protein 40 has translation MERITSAQPPPCMPKHPSLDIADMQGMDFPIYVYKPRRGMKRDNESKETYKLPHRLIEKKRRDRINECIAQLKDLLPEHLKLTTLGHLEKAVVLELTLKHVKALSSLLEQQQQKIIALQKDLQLGDHGGDSAESSEEMFRSGFHLCAKEVLHYMASQESSRDLTPSHVITHIQKVAAEVLQHRSSLRPDEDVGSSEKVKKSAGQPQRTSEGPAKNCVPVIQRTYPHGTGELSGSDTDTDSGYGGEHDKRDPKAQWSESHSMEGELKHSGSERMASAIKQEDDEPRAKKLRSDSPEHEILSSHTTGVPGSYMSFSPNQNPFCLPFYLIPPAAAAAAAYLPMLEKCWYPGGMPVMYPGMSGSAAGLPPEALPSSLMMSMSPRAGSPVHHQSRMDSPTLHKALKQVSPLNLETKD, from the exons ATGGAGAGGATTACCAGCGCGCAACCACCTCCCTGTATGCCAAAACACCCCTCTCTGGATATAGCTGACATGCAAGG AATGGACTTTCCAATTTATGTGTACAAACCCAGGAGGGGCATGAAGCGAGATAATGAGAGCAAG GAGACCTACAAGTTGCCCCACCGACTTATCGAGAAGAAGAGACGCGACAGAATAAACGAATGCATTGCCCAACTGAAAGATTTATTGCCAGAACATCTTAAGCTTACA ACGCTGGGTCATTTGGAGAAAGCTGTGGTGCTGGAACTCACTCTCAAGCATGTGAAAGCCCTGAGTTCTCTCCTGGAGCAGCAACAGCAGAAAATTATCGCTCTACAGAAGGACCTGCAGCTTG GTGATCATGGAGGTGACAGCGCTGAGAGCAGCGAGGAGATGTTCCGCTCTGGCTTTCACTTATGCGCCAAAGAGGTTCTGCACTATATGGCCAGCCAAGAAAGCAGCAGGGACTTGACTCCTTCACACGTAATCACTCACATCCAAAAGGTAGCAGCGGAAGTGCTGCAGCATCGAAGCAGCCTTCGGCCGGATGAGGATGTGGGCTCTTCTGAAAAAGTGAAGAAATCCGCCGGACAGCCACAGAGGACCTCTGAAGGGCCCGCTAAGAACTGCGTCCCAGTCATTCAAAGGACTTATCCCCACGGGACAGGGGAGCTGAGCGGTagtgacacagacactgacagtGGCTATGGGGGAGAACATGACAAGCGGGACCCCAAAGCCCAGTGGTCAGAAAGCCACTCGATGGAGGGGGAGCTCAAGCATTCGGGATCTGAGCGCATGGCCAGTGCCATCAAGCAGGAGGACGATGAGCCTCGGGCCAAGAAGCTGAGATCGGACTCCCCGGAACATGAAATTCTCTCCAGTCACACGACAGGAGTTCCTGGTAGTTACATGAGCTTCTCCCCTAACCAGAACCCGTTTTGCCTTCCCTTCTACCTCATCCCCCCCgcggcggcagcagcagcagcgtaTCTGCCCATGCTGGAGAAATGCTGGTACCCTGGGGGCATGCCTGTCATGTACCCAGGCATGAGCGGTTCTGCAGCAGGCCTACCCCCAGAGGCACTTCCCTCGTCTCTGATGATGTCCATGTCCCCGAGGGCAGGATCTCCAGTACACCACCAGAGTCGCATGGACTCCCCCACGCTTCACAAAGCTTTAAAGCAGGTCTCTCCCTTGAATCTGGAAACCAAAGACTGA